From Candidatus Syntrophosphaera sp., the proteins below share one genomic window:
- a CDS encoding YggT family protein, with product MPLIIEFLVRLLQLYNILILVRVLMSWFVQNPYNNKLYIWLIRATEPVLGPIRRIMPRMGLDFSPVVAMLLIQIIARLLISTV from the coding sequence ATGCCACTCATTATTGAATTCTTGGTCAGGCTGCTCCAGCTTTACAATATCCTGATCCTGGTCAGGGTATTGATGAGCTGGTTTGTTCAGAACCCTTACAACAACAAGTTGTATATCTGGCTGATCAGGGCCACGGAACCGGTTTTGGGCCCCATCCGCAGGATCATGCCCAGGATGGGACTGGATTTTTCGCCCGTGGTGGCAATGCTGCTGATCCAGATTATCGCGCGTTTACTTATCAGTACAGTATAG
- a CDS encoding DivIVA domain-containing protein, giving the protein MSLYPTDIRHQEFSGAMFGYSRKEVKNFLEQLASEMEDYQRRQEKEIQRRDQMQVEVRQEAIQASSAVEDLKRREELISRTLVFAEKTKADIIANARKEAENIIHEAELKAKRAIQEAKQYLSALEQQYIQIKEQKRQFLMQFRSELQTFQDRIEKDPLLARETEQLLDTDFKQIKEEINPNAKPPVEDNQIS; this is encoded by the coding sequence ATGTCTTTATATCCCACAGACATACGCCATCAGGAGTTTTCCGGAGCGATGTTCGGGTATAGCAGAAAGGAAGTGAAGAATTTTCTGGAGCAGTTGGCCAGCGAAATGGAAGATTACCAGCGCCGGCAGGAGAAAGAGATCCAGCGCCGCGACCAGATGCAGGTGGAGGTGAGGCAGGAAGCGATCCAGGCCAGCAGCGCGGTTGAAGATCTCAAGCGCCGCGAGGAACTGATCAGCCGAACTTTGGTCTTTGCCGAGAAGACCAAGGCGGATATCATTGCCAACGCCCGCAAGGAAGCGGAGAACATCATCCATGAGGCGGAACTCAAGGCCAAAAGGGCGATCCAGGAAGCCAAGCAGTATCTGAGCGCCCTGGAGCAGCAATACATCCAGATCAAGGAGCAGAAAAGGCAGTTTCTGATGCAATTCAGAAGCGAATTGCAGACCTTCCAGGACCGCATTGAGAAAGACCCGCTCCTGGCCCGCGAGACCGAGCAACTCCTGGATACCGATTTTAAGCAGATCAAGGAAGAGATAAACCCCAATGCCAAGCCGCCCGTGGAGGATAATCAGATCTCATGA